The segment AAGGTGCGTGTCAGGTCCGGGCACACTGGTCAACATTGTTTGTACCAATCACAGCCCGCGCGAATTTTTGCGCAAGGAAGTTTTCCTCGTTCGTACACCGGGCCGAACTTAATATCCCTATATCATCCGGTCCGTATTTGGCTTTTATTTCCTTTAACTTTTGCGCAACAAGTCCAAGGGCTTCGTCCCATGTCGCCTCCTCAAATCTCCCGTTTCTCTTGATAAGCGGATTCTTCAGCCTGTCCTTGTGATGCACAAAATCATATCCATACCGCCCCTTTACACACAAATTCCCATCATTGGGAACTGACCCTGTCTTTGAAGTTACTTTGATAAGCTGGTTGCCTTTCACATTTAAGTAAAGAGTACAGCCTACACCACAATAACCGCAGGTGCTTTTAATCTCTTTCAGTTCCCATTCCCGTGCCTTACCAACAGCCTTTTTATCAACAAGTGATCCTACGGGACACGTCGAAACACACTGGCCGCACAAAACACACGTCGAATCCAGTAACGATTTCCCAAACGGCGTACCGGTCTCCGTTTTAAACCCCCTGTTCCTGAAATCAATGGCATAATCCTGCTGCACTTCGGCGCAGATACGGACACAACGTCCGCAAAGAATACACTTGCTTGTGTCTTTCTGGATAACCGGATTCCTGTCCTCTTCTATACCGCCATCCGGCTCTTTAAAAAACTGGCTTTCCCTTACTCCGTATTCATAGGCAAGGTCCTGTAATTTGCAGGCACCGCATTTCCCGCAGGTCATACAATCCTTAGGATGGTCTGAAAGGATCAAATCCAATACCATCCTGCGCCTTTCCAGCACCTTTTCCGAATCCGTTTTAATAACCATACCATCAGTAACTTCTGTATTACAGGAAGTGATAAGTGCTGATGATTTGCCGTTTTCTACCTCTACCATACAAACACGGCATGCCGCAAAGGGTTCCAGGCGCGGGTCATGACACAGGGTCGGAATGCGTATACCAATTGAATTGGCAGCCTGTAATATTGTTTTACCCTGGCTGACCTCCAGTGTTTTATTATCAATAGTTACTTTGATCTTTGGAATCATTATCATAAAATATAGTTTCTCCTGTTTTTTATGGTTAGCTTATCATAATACCTGCATAACCTACAACATGTTCATAATCACCGCTTACATCACCACTCGTCCCGTATCGTAGTAGTTCGGCTTTTTCTGCCCCGCGCTCCCGGGAACATACCATCATGGCAATAACCGGATAAATGCCACACATGGTAATAGACATACCGGTAACTTTTTTATATAAATTATCTTCGTTCAGAGCAAGGATTTCATCAATAGCTATCGTATCCTTCCTTTTCACGGAAACCTGCGATTCGTAATGGGTCATATCAGAAGAGGCTACCACCAGCGCATCAGGGCATGATTTCTGCAGTACCGATGACAGGCTTTTACCGATAGCCCTGATATCTGCAATATTTCTGCAGGATAAAACCATCACAACAATCCTGACACGGGGATTGAAATATTGAAGAAAAGGCAACTGTACCTCAGCAGCATGCTCATCGAGATGCGCATCCTGATCCTTTTCTATAAGGCCGCAATCCTGTACCAATCCATACACCACATCCTCATTCACTTTAACCTCTCCCAGCGGGGTAATCCATGAACCACCGGGCCAGATTGAATAAGCACTCCCCATTCCGGTATGATTGGGAGACAGGATAACAACGGTATCCGGTATGACAATTTTTGAATAAAGACACCCTGCAACCCTTCCGGAATAAACATATCCGGC is part of the Candidatus Jettenia sp. AMX2 genome and harbors:
- the amrB gene encoding AmmeMemoRadiSam system protein B; translation: MIRKPVAAGSFYRSDALQLRNDIEGLVSKDCERRAALGVVAPHAGYVYSGRVAGCLYSKIVIPDTVVILSPNHTGMGSAYSIWPGGSWITPLGEVKVNEDVVYGLVQDCGLIEKDQDAHLDEHAAEVQLPFLQYFNPRVRIVVMVLSCRNIADIRAIGKSLSSVLQKSCPDALVVASSDMTHYESQVSVKRKDTIAIDEILALNEDNLYKKVTGMSITMCGIYPVIAMMVCSRERGAEKAELLRYGTSGDVSGDYEHVVGYAGIMIS